Proteins from a genomic interval of Williamwhitmania taraxaci:
- the gwsG gene encoding grasp-with-spasm system ATP-grasp peptide maturase, with product MVTIFTTDDDVSSNVVHDWLLHWGVLVNRVNNFPENFSEEFSLSISHNGVNSNFKNINRVWFRRWSSTGFGSNIQNALENERSALKRIFSKQLPLKFLINKPADLPISKTYTLEVAAQIGVDIPATLITNSKAKLKEFIDSKKSVIVKPLYEPLFLNKRKSSYASYTRILTREEVVKYSDFFMPSLFQECIEKQVEIRAFYFNLEFYSMAIFSQTDSKTAIDFRHYNTEKPNRNVPYKLPLSVEVSLRELMLELDLDSGSIDIIKSVDGRYVFLEVNPVGQFGMVSHPCNYYLEKRIAEYLIEKSTSNA from the coding sequence ATGGTCACTATTTTTACAACAGATGATGATGTTTCTTCAAATGTTGTTCATGATTGGTTACTCCATTGGGGTGTTCTGGTTAATCGCGTTAATAATTTCCCGGAAAATTTCTCCGAAGAGTTTTCTCTTTCGATTTCGCACAATGGTGTAAATTCTAATTTTAAGAATATTAATCGTGTATGGTTTCGTCGTTGGTCGTCTACCGGATTTGGTAGTAATATTCAAAATGCTTTGGAGAATGAAAGGTCTGCACTAAAGCGCATTTTTTCGAAACAATTACCCTTGAAATTTCTGATTAACAAACCTGCAGATCTGCCTATTTCAAAAACCTATACTTTAGAAGTTGCCGCGCAAATTGGTGTTGATATTCCTGCAACTTTAATCACAAACTCTAAAGCAAAACTTAAAGAGTTTATTGACAGCAAAAAGAGCGTCATTGTAAAGCCCTTGTATGAACCGCTATTTCTAAACAAGAGAAAATCAAGTTATGCCTCTTATACTAGAATACTCACGCGAGAAGAGGTTGTGAAGTATAGTGATTTTTTTATGCCAAGTCTTTTTCAAGAGTGTATTGAGAAACAGGTTGAGATTAGAGCATTTTACTTTAACCTCGAATTTTATAGCATGGCAATTTTTTCTCAGACAGACAGCAAAACTGCTATTGATTTTCGCCATTATAATACTGAAAAGCCGAACCGAAATGTGCCCTATAAATTACCGTTAAGTGTTGAGGTAAGTTTGAGAGAATTGATGTTAGAGTTGGATTTGGATTCCGGTTCAATTGATATTATTAAATCTGTTGATGGTCGCTACGTTTTTCTTGAGGTTAATCCTGTTGGACAATTTGGCATGGTTTCGCATCCTTGTAACTACTATTTAGAAAAGAGAATCGCAGAGTATTTAATTGAAAAATCAACAAGCAATGCCTAG
- a CDS encoding ComC/BlpC family leader-containing pheromone/bacteriocin: protein MEKLNALKFDALTTAEMNQIAGGTWRADFSESYPLGDGGVMSYTIFRRYILGFATDQYQEARDFC, encoded by the coding sequence ATGGAAAAGTTAAATGCTTTAAAGTTTGACGCTTTGACAACAGCAGAGATGAACCAGATTGCCGGTGGTACATGGCGTGCAGATTTTTCGGAATCCTACCCACTTGGTGATGGAGGGGTAATGTCTTACACTATTTTTAGAAGATATATATTAGGATTCGCGACTGATCAATATCAAGAAGCACGTGATTTTTGTTAA
- a CDS encoding peptidase associated/transthyretin-like domain-containing protein: protein MNLLIAICLFLVPIIPVERVSVSVVDVNTGASISYATIISPSFQGVADEAGHIRLPLNNDTITFQCVGYISYRATIKQMSMQSNSVTVMLTPKVFKIDEVNVKSRRVKKVSMGFYKKDVFSTYHSSGGTQLAVYIPSKQQYTGLPVGSVNYYIRKWGNPTRKFRVHFYAAQKGKDGGPGEELLPIAVYGQAKQGDEWVNVRVRQYGVKFPADGLFAALEFLPDPVYDTENPYKNHDLNLGGNRENQNEGYTWWFYLNRTHWTQALPTHPTQYVGNAMIYVELIKEK, encoded by the coding sequence ATGAATTTACTTATTGCCATCTGTTTATTTTTAGTTCCAATAATTCCTGTGGAGAGGGTAAGTGTCTCAGTCGTTGATGTAAATACTGGAGCATCAATTTCTTATGCCACGATAATTTCTCCTAGTTTTCAAGGTGTTGCCGATGAGGCTGGCCATATTCGTTTGCCCTTAAATAATGATACTATTACATTTCAGTGCGTTGGATATATCAGTTACAGAGCAACAATTAAGCAGATGTCGATGCAAAGCAATAGTGTTACGGTAATGCTGACTCCCAAGGTTTTTAAAATTGATGAGGTAAATGTAAAATCTAGAAGAGTAAAGAAGGTTTCAATGGGTTTTTATAAAAAAGACGTGTTTTCAACGTATCATAGTTCTGGTGGCACTCAACTTGCTGTATATATCCCATCAAAGCAACAATATACAGGACTGCCTGTTGGGTCTGTCAATTACTATATACGCAAATGGGGAAATCCAACTCGAAAGTTTCGGGTACATTTTTATGCTGCACAAAAAGGCAAAGATGGTGGGCCTGGAGAAGAGTTATTACCAATCGCTGTTTATGGGCAGGCAAAACAAGGTGATGAATGGGTAAACGTGAGGGTACGGCAATATGGAGTTAAGTTTCCTGCGGATGGTCTTTTTGCTGCCCTAGAGTTTTTACCTGACCCTGTCTATGACACCGAAAATCCCTATAAAAATCATGATCTTAACCTTGGTGGGAATAGAGAAAATCAAAATGAGGGATATACTTGGTGGTTTTACCTTAATAGAACACATTGGACGCAAGCATTGCCAACGCATCCTACGCAATACGTTGGTAATGCCATGATATATGTTGAACTTATAAAGGAGAAGTAA